A part of Halorhodospira halophila genomic DNA contains:
- the secE gene encoding preprotein translocase subunit SecE gives MKSKAETAKSPLDVVKWVVAIALALGAVAGFYVFGDEPLLYRVAGLLAVVGVSVAILATTAQGRNVWSFAQGAKQEVRKVVWPTRQETLQTTLIVAAVVIIVAIFLWLMDLLLLWLVGMITGHGG, from the coding sequence ATGAAGTCAAAGGCAGAGACTGCGAAATCCCCGCTTGACGTCGTTAAGTGGGTCGTAGCCATCGCTCTCGCGCTCGGGGCCGTGGCCGGGTTCTACGTCTTCGGTGACGAGCCGCTCCTCTATCGGGTCGCCGGCCTGCTGGCCGTCGTCGGCGTATCCGTCGCCATCCTTGCCACCACCGCGCAGGGGCGGAACGTCTGGTCGTTCGCCCAGGGGGCCAAGCAGGAGGTGCGCAAGGTCGTCTGGCCTACCCGGCAGGAGACCCTGCAGACCACGCTGATTGTCGCCGCGGTGGTGATCATCGTGGCGATCTTCCTCTGGCTGATGGACCTGCTCCTGCTTTGGCTGGTCGGCATGATCACCGGCCACGGAGGCTGA
- the tuf gene encoding elongation factor Tu: protein TIATAHVEYESESRHYAHVDCPGHADYVKNMITGAAQMDGSILVVSAADGPMPQTREHILLARQVGVPAIVVFLNKADMVDDAELLELVEMEVRELLSDYDFDGDNIPVVTGSALKALEGDDSEMGRPAIIKLVEAMDEHIPQPERPVDGDFLMPIEDVFSISGRGTVVTGRVERGVIKVGEEVEIVGITETRKTTCTGVEMFRKLLDQGEAGDNIGALLRGIKRDDVERGQVLCKPKSITPHTHFEAEVYVLSKDEGGRHTPFFNGYRPQFYFRTTDVTGTVTLPEGTEMVMPGDNVKMTVQLIAPIAMEDGLRFAIREGGRTVGAGVVSKIID, encoded by the coding sequence ACGATCGCCACCGCGCACGTGGAGTACGAGTCGGAGAGCCGCCACTACGCCCACGTCGACTGCCCGGGTCACGCCGACTACGTGAAGAACATGATCACCGGCGCGGCGCAGATGGACGGCTCGATCCTGGTGGTCTCCGCCGCCGACGGCCCGATGCCGCAGACGCGTGAGCACATCCTGCTCGCCCGTCAGGTCGGTGTCCCGGCGATCGTGGTCTTCCTGAATAAGGCCGACATGGTCGACGACGCCGAGTTGCTCGAGCTCGTCGAGATGGAGGTCCGCGAGCTGCTGAGCGACTACGACTTCGACGGTGACAACATCCCGGTGGTCACCGGCTCGGCACTGAAGGCGCTCGAGGGGGACGACTCGGAGATGGGGCGTCCGGCGATCATCAAGCTCGTCGAGGCCATGGACGAGCACATCCCGCAGCCGGAGCGTCCGGTTGACGGCGACTTCCTGATGCCGATCGAGGACGTCTTCTCCATCTCGGGTCGCGGCACGGTGGTCACCGGCCGGGTCGAGCGCGGTGTGATCAAGGTCGGTGAAGAGGTCGAGATCGTCGGCATCACCGAGACGCGCAAGACGACCTGCACCGGCGTCGAGATGTTCCGCAAGCTGCTCGACCAGGGCGAGGCGGGTGACAACATCGGTGCGCTGCTGCGCGGGATCAAGCGCGACGACGTCGAGCGTGGCCAGGTGCTGTGCAAGCCGAAGTCGATCACGCCGCACACGCACTTCGAGGCCGAGGTGTACGTCCTGAGCAAGGACGAGGGTGGCCGGCACACGCCGTTTTTCAACGGTTACCGTCCGCAGTTCTACTTCCGGACGACGGACGTCACGGGTACGGTGACGCTGCCGGAGGGCACCGAGATGGTGATGCCGGGCGATAACGTCAAGATGACGGTTCAGCTGATCGCCCCGATCGCCATGGAGGACGGCCTGCGCTTCGCGATCCGCGAGGGCGGCCGCACCGTCGGCGCCGGCGTCGTCTCCAAGATCATCGACTGA
- a CDS encoding GTP-binding protein — translation MSKEKFERKKPHINVGTIGHVDHGKTTLTAALTKVLAEAHGGDARAFDQIDNAPEERARGITIATAHVEYESESRHYAHVDCPGHADYVKNMITGAA, via the coding sequence ATGTCCAAGGAAAAGTTCGAGCGCAAGAAGCCGCACATCAACGTCGGCACCATCGGTCACGTGGACCATGGCAAGACGACGCTGACTGCGGCCCTGACCAAGGTGCTCGCCGAGGCTCACGGCGGTGACGCCCGTGCGTTCGATCAGATCGACAACGCGCCGGAGGAGCGTGCCCGCGGCATCACGATCGCCACCGCGCACGTGGAGTACGAGTCGGAGAGCCGCCACTACGCCCACGTCGACTGCCCGGGTCACGCCGACTACGTGAAGAACATGATCACCGGCGCGGCGC
- a CDS encoding type III pantothenate kinase, whose product MKLLLDLGNSAVKWAAVPPAPAPWRTGRLAYAEASGPEGVVSALRDGLGDAAAPARICVASVLSRAWQRELDAALQRAWPVPVHHLASTASAAGVINAYHRPEQLGVDRWAALIGARARSPGGACIVDIGTAITVDGLDADGRHVGGAIYPGLRLLHEALARGTARLPDPGPAASPELPACSTADGIRAGIGVGTPAAVAALAEAILAACPDGSQRLLTGGGADELAPALGPGWCHRPHLVLEGLLHWSTHEAPR is encoded by the coding sequence TCTCGGCAACAGTGCGGTCAAGTGGGCCGCAGTTCCGCCCGCTCCCGCCCCGTGGCGGACCGGACGGCTGGCCTATGCCGAAGCCTCCGGGCCCGAAGGTGTCGTCTCGGCGTTGCGGGATGGCCTTGGCGACGCCGCGGCGCCCGCACGCATTTGTGTCGCCAGCGTGCTCTCCCGCGCCTGGCAGCGTGAGCTCGACGCTGCGCTCCAGCGCGCTTGGCCCGTACCGGTCCACCACCTGGCCAGCACCGCGAGTGCGGCCGGCGTCATCAACGCCTACCACCGACCGGAGCAGCTCGGTGTCGACCGCTGGGCCGCGCTCATCGGCGCGCGGGCCAGAAGCCCCGGCGGGGCCTGCATCGTCGATATCGGCACCGCCATCACCGTCGATGGCCTCGACGCCGACGGGCGACACGTCGGCGGCGCCATCTACCCGGGTCTGCGCCTGCTCCACGAAGCGTTGGCCCGGGGCACTGCCCGATTGCCCGATCCCGGCCCGGCGGCCAGCCCGGAGCTGCCAGCGTGCTCCACCGCCGACGGGATCCGCGCCGGTATCGGTGTTGGCACCCCGGCCGCCGTCGCCGCTCTGGCCGAGGCGATTCTGGCCGCCTGCCCGGACGGCTCGCAACGGCTGCTCACCGGCGGCGGCGCCGACGAACTCGCTCCGGCGCTCGGGCCGGGCTGGTGTCACCGGCCCCACTTGGTGCTGGAGGGTCTGCTGCACTGGAGTACCCACGAGGCCCCGCGTTGA